GATCAGCTACTTATACGGTTCTGAGAATATGAAGACGATTGACCGCTTCGGTCCGATTATGATTGGTGTATTTGTTTTCTTTTTCGTATTCCTGATTGCCGGTGTTTCTTTCCTGCGAGAGCGGACTACAGGCACCCTTGAACGTTTACTTTCCACTCCTTTAAAAAGATGGGAGATTGTACTCGGGTATGTATGTGGTTTCGGCATTTTTACCGTATTTCAAGCGCTGTTGATCTCGTGGTTTTCCATTCAGATTCTTGGCATTATGATGACGGGAAGCTTTGGTTACGTAATGCTGATCACCTTACTCCTGTCAATGACTGCACTGACGCTGGGCACGCTATTATCTGCTTTTGCAGCCAACGAGCTACAGATGATTCAGTTCATCCCGCTTATTATCGTGCCACAAGTTTTCCTCAGCGGACTGTTCCCACTCGACACCCTACCGCTATGGCTACAGCGCATCGGCTACGCAACCCCAATTTATTATGGATCAGAAGCGCTTATGAACATCATGATCCGTGACAAAG
This genomic stretch from Paenibacillus sp. FSL H7-0737 harbors:
- a CDS encoding ABC transporter permease encodes the protein MRIRAITLRILRQFIHDKRTMALMFIAPLVVLSLMSLVFNGDAYEPKIGVSGVPLNISAALKEENTTIKEYPSEELGKSALVEGKIDALITLDGNVGNSGVIPQVLLEGSNPTANKAVIMTLQKLSQKLLPSTEKQLQLQPQISYLYGSENMKTIDRFGPIMIGVFVFFFVFLIAGVSFLRERTTGTLERLLSTPLKRWEIVLGYVCGFGIFTVFQALLISWFSIQILGIMMTGSFGYVMLITLLLSMTALTLGTLLSAFAANELQMIQFIPLIIVPQVFLSGLFPLDTLPLWLQRIGYATPIYYGSEALMNIMIRDKGWNSIALDVYVLIGFSLLFMVLNVLALRKHRKM